One window from the genome of Salvia splendens isolate huo1 chromosome 9, SspV2, whole genome shotgun sequence encodes:
- the LOC121747547 gene encoding PLASMODESMATA CALLOSE-BINDING PROTEIN 3-like: MAAFVLMALLLAITGHSSASWCVCKDGLSDPVLQKALDYACGAGADCNPIHQNGPCFQPNTVKAHCSYAANSYFQKNRQQPTACNFEGAATISASDPSISGCAYPATASSSTTVTPVSGTTGNSPGMINPSTGGGVLGGNPGLGPSGMNPNTDLSDAGIRLSNAFFHCFCVVIAFSALVFS; this comes from the exons GCGCGTCGTGGTGCGTGTGCAAGGACGGGTTAAGTGACCCAGTGCTGCAGAAGGCGCTAGACTACGCATGCGGAGCCGGGGCAGACTGCAACCCGATCCATCAAAACGGACCATGTTTCCAACCCAACACCGTTAAAGCTCACTGCAGCTACGCCGCCAACAGCTATTTCCAGAAAAACCGCCAGCAACCCACCGCCTGCAATTTTGAAGGCGCTGCAACTATCTCCGCTTCCGACCCTA GCATATCTGGTTGTGCGTATCCGGCAACAGCAAG TTCCTCCACCACTGTGACTCCGGTCTCTGGGACAACTGGCAACTCCCCTGGCATGATAAATCCTAGCACCGGTGGCGGTGTACTAGGAGGAAACCCCGGTCTAGGCCCGTCGGGCATGAACCCCAACACCGACTTAAGTGATGCAGGGATCCGTCTCTCCAACGCCTTCTTCCACTGCTTCTGTGTGGTCATCGCCTTCTCGGCACTTGTTTTCTCGTGA